The following proteins come from a genomic window of Miscanthus floridulus cultivar M001 chromosome 2, ASM1932011v1, whole genome shotgun sequence:
- the LOC136527211 gene encoding plastidal glycolate/glycerate translocator 1, chloroplastic-like, translated as MAATAMIGITNLRCGHDPLSALPRATSAARSCALPSRRRRCRLLTPRSSCCSPSSSVSPRRVLRPTAALKRIPAGDTRFVGPANNDATTLNRSSSDLRRRLIVPNSTASTGHATASSGVLPAILGVAHLVVSLGIMLAADKFLKKAFVAAGIKFPSALFGMFCVFSVLVVFDTFAPPLAKAFMNFFEPATMFIKRWLPVFYVPTLVVFPLAITEIPAASAFKIFAITLGGWFATLTVAGYAVLAVRNLVNTELIPDTEPVSKPSPFSTSEIWSWTAIFVASFGVAYFNPTALGTTAKTCLPFLLAANVLGYMVGSGLPAGVKKVLHPVISCALSADLAAAAYAYLSGSGFDAVLGDYLTKAASNPGAGDILMGFLGSVIISFAFSIFKQRKIVKRHAAEIFTSVAIGATFSLYSTAIIGRLVGLEPSLTISMLPRCITLALALSIVSFFEGVNSSVTAVVVVLTGLLGANFVLAAMEKIGLNDPISRGIATAASAQGLGTAALSAKEPEALPFCAISYSFTGIFGSLICSVPAVRQSLIFIAG; from the exons ATGGCCGCGACCGCCATGATTGGGATTACCAATTTACGTTGCGGCCACGACCCGCTCTCCGCCCTTCCCCGTGCCACGTCGGCCGCTCGCTCCTGTGCGCTTCCTTCTCGACGCCGCCGATGCAGACTGCTCACTCCCCGTTCTTCTTgctgctccccttcctcctccGTCTCTCCGCGCCGGGTCCTCCGACCAACAGCAGCACTGAAGCGCATCCCTGCCGGCGACACCAGATTCGTGGGTCCAGCCAACAATGACGCCACCACGCTTAACCGATCATCGTCCGACCTTCGCCGCCGCCTGATCGTCCCCAACTCCACCGCTAGCACCGGACACGCCACTGCTTCCTCAGGAGTGCTGCCCGCC ATTCTTGGGGTGGCACATCTGGTTGTGTCGCTGGGCATTATGCTCGCCGCCGACAAGTTCCTCAAAAAGGCATTCGTCGCCGCAGGCATCAAGTTCCCAAGCGCCCTCTTCGGAATGTTCTGTGTCTTCTCTGTGCTAGTCGTCTTCGACACATTCGCGCCTCCTCTCGCAAAGGCGTTCATGAACTTCTTTGAGCCTGCCACAATGTTCATCAAGAGGTGGCTACCCGTGTTCTACGTCCCGACACTGGTCGTGTTTCCGCTCGCCATCACGGAAATCCCAGCGGCTTCAGCATTCAAGATTTTTGCAATCACTT TGGGTGGCTGGTTTGCTACCCTCACAGTTGCAGGATATGCAGTGTTAGCTGTGAGAAACCTTGTGAATACAGAGCTTATTCCAGATACAGAGCCCGTGAGCAAGCCGTCGCCATTTTCTACATCGGAAATCTGGTCATGGACTGCTATATTCGTCGCATCATTTGGTGTTGCATATTTCAATCCCACGGCACTTGGTACCaccgcaaaaacatgccttccttTCCTGCTTGCTGCTAATGTGCTGGGATACATGGTTGGTTCTGG GTTACCCGCTGGTGTCAAGAAAGTGTTGCATCCAGTCATCTCCTGCGCACTTTCTGCAGATTTGGCGGCAGCAGCGTATGCGTACCTCTCCGGCTCTGGATTTGATGCTGTGCTAG GTGATTACCTCACAAAGGCGGCCTCTAATCCTGGAGCCGGTGACATACTGATGGGTTTCCTTGGGTCTGTGATCATATCATTTGCATTCTCCATATTCAAACAGAGAAAG ATTGTAAAGAGGCACGCAGCAGAGATTTTCACATCAGTTGCCATTGGAGCTACATTCTCTCTGTACTCGACTGCTATCATAGGGCGCCTGGTTGGGCTAGAGCCATCGTTGACCATATCCATGTTGCCAAGGTGTATTACTCTGGCGCTGGCTTTGAGCATAGTATCTTTCTTTGAAG GAGTAAACTCTTCAGTAACTGCTGTCGTGGTTGTCCTTACCGGGCTCCTCGGTGCGAATTTTGTGCTAGCAGCTATGGAGAAAATTGGTCTCAACGACCCCATCTCCCGAGGAATAGCGACAGCTGCCAG TGCTCAAGGACTGGGAACAGCAGCACTGTCAGCCAAGGAACCTGAAGCACTCCCTTTCTGCGCCATCTCTTATAGTTTCACGGGAATTTTTGGCTCGCTGATTTGCTCGGTCCCAGCAGTCAGGCAAAGCTTGATATTCATAGCTGGTTAA